The region CCCAatgttagtttaaaaaaaacgatgttGCGCATTGTTACATCATTTATTTCACGTTAATGGTGTTGTCTGCCCCTTTTACTAATCAAACTCAAACGTTACATCACTGCCATCTGGAACCATTTGTCTTTGTTTACTTGGGTAATTGTGAAATCACGTTTGATCACGCGTGGACTCGCTGAAGCATTTCCTGTGCTCCTATCTCAAAAGGAGTTGTTTGGACCAAACTTCCTCTCCCTCTGTAAAACATTCTTCAGGTGACATGAGCGGAGAAGGCAGTGCGTCTGCTTCACATCATGAGCCTCGACGCTCCGGGAGGATGTCTGAAGGAGATGTGATGACACTGCCGAGCAACTCGCAGGGTGACTTGTCCCGGCATGAGCCTCGCACTCTCACCCGGCTGCACTGTCTCAATGGGGGATACCAGCTGAGGATTATGCCAGATGGGAGTGTCTCTGGTGGTCTCCTGGACAAAGACCCATATGGTAAGTACATTTTTAACCAGTACTTAACAATTTCTTTTCCCTCCATTATTCTTTACATGATTTTATAATATCCatttatgtgaagacactgTTTGATTTATTATCAATTCTTTCACAAGGTAGGAAATAGATTAATATCCGTCAGTGTGCAACACTTAATTCAGATAAAGATCGGCAagagtttacattttcaaatgatcaacagGATTCCTAGGTGTCATGAGCGATTTTTAGAAAAGGCCCAGTGGCTTGATGCAATATCTCGTTGAATCGTGATTGAAGCATGAGTTAACTAAGCCCAATTGGAGTTACAAAAGTCCAATAGCTTAAGGCTaacacacaatttaaaatgcCATAAAAAGGCTTAGCATTGGTATTGCTTTAGTTATACCACCTTTAGCAACAGATTGTCAACAGTGTAACAATGTAATATCCTTTATTGTCTGCAGCGCAGCATTGTGTCAATGGGCACTGAGTCATGAAATCATGACACATTTAGTTTAATTCTTCACTTGAATTATGTTTTTGCTGTCTGATTTTATGAAGTATAGTGCCATTTgtcttatatttaaaaaatgggtgGTGTTTTTCATCTGTGGATGGAACAGATGAATGGaattcccattcatttcaatagggaaagatgatttgcaaTACAGTTGTTTTAAGTTACAACGTTATGAATTACGCTATAAAGTCAAAGCACCACTGTAAAGGTATATCGCGGATTTCTGTTAAGATCTGCTTGGTGAAACCCATTTACTGTAACACAATGTGCGACATGTCCTATGTGATGCAGACATCCTGAGGCTGCGGGCTACAAATGTGGGTGAGGTTGTGCTGATGGGTGAGAATACCAAGAAGTACCTAGCCATGAACAAGAAAGGACGCCTCTATGGAACAGTAAGTATGAATCTAAGATTTTTTCgcagctcagagaggtaaggagggacgaggccatttaaagatttgaaaacaaagaatagGATCCTAAAAAGAACTCGAAAATGTATAGAGAGATAGTGAAGGAGTTatttgctccctcttatgagtaccagtcaagggGCAAGCAGCAGCAATGTGGACCAACTGGAAACCCATAatggaggattgtctgactccagagtaaagtgcattacagtaatccagccgagatgtgacgaaggcatgcattactgtttcaaagtgctatGAAGCTATTTGGGGAAGCTCTTCAGGAAATTCACGATTAGAGGAAAGTTATGACACACGTGTCACATTAAACAAATTTACGAGGAAATTTAGTGACGCATCGCGATGGATAAGCGGTATCCTCCCTATTTGTTGCAGTTGACGCTCAATGATGAGTGTTACTTCTCTGAGAAATATGAGGAGAACCACTACAACACATATCGGTCACGGAAGTACCAGTGGTACGTGGCGCTCAAGAAGAACGGAAAACCCAAACCGGGCCCCAAGGCGGACCTGAGTCAGAAGGCCGTCTTCTTCCTGCCGAGGTCGGCGGATGGGCATTATGCCGCCGGTGAAACCGAACCTTAGGATCAGACAGACTTTTGTTTGTACCATTAGCACAGCGAGCAATCCAAGTGGACTCataacagattttattttttgaatgtgaGGCACTGTACACatgatgaggaaaaataaataaagaactaAATAAATACGCGATGACCAACACAGCACATCATACACATAATGACAACTCGACAGATAATCCTGAGTCACGCATTGGGGAGGAAGAATTATTCAACACATGCCACACCACATCATAATCACTCAGCATTATCTCTTTGAGATATCCATTAATAGGTCTTGTGCTGACTTTGGTCAGAAAAGAGGGTAAAAAAAGCTAACATTAAAGCACTCTGCCTTCAAAATATGCTAAACTCTCAAGCTACTTTTCTTTGCTAACTACTTACGAAGTTCCTTCAACTCAAATTTGCATTAGGGTACGCTATTGTAATTGCATTAACATCATGCTATTTATGATATAGCTTCTCATAGACAATGTCAGcatattgagttttttttacatacattatttttacaatacagtacagtatcgaCTGATACAAATGTCTTATTGATCACCAAATATTTACAGGTTTGACACTTTTTTCATATACCTTCGCTCTTGAATGATATTTGTATGATACTTTTCATGATATTATATGCTAcagttatttataaatatatatatatatatattataaaaaaaattaataaatcataaaatataatcccccccaaccccaaaatgtgacatttactgACACTATAAAAAGTAACATTATTGTTTGAATGAGTTATGttgttttaatattatttatggAACATTATTAATTTTTAATAAAGTTGTACTGTCCGTGGACATCGTTtctgaaaatacaatacaatacaatacatgctgatttatactcACACATTGTTAATGTGATCATCTTTCATCTtgtattttttgctgttgtttactgaaataaatacattacacTCTTGTGTATTCtattgttaatgttttttttttttttttttttttaaaggcaggtGAAAAAAGTCTCTCGACATGTCAGGACAAGTTTCTCTCCGTTGCAATTTACATgtggccacaagagggcagcattGGGTTAAATATCAACTGAGATAAACGCTGAGAATTTTTGTGTCGTTCACTCGCCTCGAGCTGTGTTTAAAGCTTGCAGTTTGTTGTGGTAAAGCAATCATAATTCGTGTAAATAATGGATGCATTAAAGCCAATATGAATTTTGAAtatctaacattttttttatgttcttaaTGCAGCTGAAATGAGTTACATCAGGACAAAAACAAGTCTGGTTCTGATGATGAAATGGAGGCTAATGTAAAGTCAGCGCAAAGACGACAGCGACCTCAGTTCACCCCGGATCGAGAAGAATcggtctatttttttccccacataatGTGTATTTAATCTGCAACAGCTGAACGCAAACAAGGCGCGCTTAAACCTTGTCTCAAATGTCTCTGTGCCGAGGAAAAGCTGTTTTGTAGTATGTTTGTCAGCTTTTCTCTACAccgtgggtgggtgggggggatatgGTTGAGTGAGATCAAATTTTCAAGGCATAAAAATGGACACAATTTTAAGATCGACAATTCAACAAATTATTTCAAGTTTTTGCTCATGTGAAAATTGGCTTCCCCatattttcaacaacaacaacaaaaaagtttacAGAACTAATCGTCCCTTCAGCTGGCCGCCCAACTTGAAATAAAAGCAACTCACCAAATTATTTTGGAGCAAACAACTTGCTGGCTTTGTTTGGTTCACTAACattgttgccataaatgtcaataatttattttatgaagTAGTTCCAATTGAAATGACTGTTTTAGTTTGAAATTATAcaactggtgtttttttttactgtgtcgTAGATGTGAGTTAAAAATATCTAAATATTTACATGACAGATGATGAGCATACTAAAACGTCATTTATAAACATCTTATCAAGCATCATAAATTTAAACCGTTTCGAAAATAGGCCCATCCAAGTTATGCAACCTGTGACCTCTCCCTGAGAAGAAACTCACACGTTACACGCACAATCATCAGAGCACTTGCGTGAACTGACCAAAATGCCCcgacaaagggggaaaaaatatggtTGATGTCAAGGTTTTGTCTCACAAACACAGAATACAAGagttcatacacacacatattctctctctctcacacacacacacacacaaagccacgAATACACACATGGAGTGTTGGTTGGCCGTTGGCCTGTGGGTCTGTGCGGGGCAGGAAGGGAATTATATACTGTAAACTGAACAAGGGCCGGCTTCCTCTGGGAGTCCCGAAGCCTGACAGCGGCCAAGATCCTCcaccgcacacacatacacgcacacgcacgtgcaTGCGCAGAGAGCCATACTCTCATCTGTTActcctctttctcttttcttatttccatctttctttcttCGTCCTTCCTGCCTGAATATCCTCCAAAGTCCGTCTGTCTTTTTGCTTTGCTCCCTTTGGCATTTCGTCgcccttccttcctttcctgttcgtttttttttaaatatagatcATATATTTTCTGTGCACAAGTCTTTGTATCTCACTTTTCATATCGAAACATCCTCAAAAAACATTACCTCCTTCAAATCAATGTATTACTAATATGTGGAAATTCAACTCTGTCAACCGCAATTGTTATACTTCATAGTCAAACTATATTGTCTTGATGCTACTgaatggcaaccagtccagggtgtaccctgcctctcaccaaaagtcatctgggataagTTCCagaaaaccccccccccccccccgccctcccccgaTCATAATAATgctaaagaaaatggatggattttaaaacatttaattatGAACAACCTTGGCAAAGATCACTGAGGTCCATTGAAGCCCATTATTAAGGCCAACCATTACACAAAGCAATGTTGTGTTCGAGTTAATCCGAGAATTTGCCACTGAATCACATTGCAGACGCAAAATGATCAGATTTGTGATGGGAATTAAAAGGGTCACTCTGTTCTttgcaggcacacacacgcacggacacacaaacacaaacgtgCATGCACAAGCGGAAACAGAGGGTGCATATGTGACAGCTGATcctcaagcaaaaacaaaaacacaaaaaacgtgAGGGgcgcagagaagaagacaaagtACTAGTAGAATTCTGAATTTTAAGGTTCTTGATTTGACAGCAAATTAGTCACACAATCAACAAGTGTCGCCTTCTAATGACTTCTGGAGTCTTCTGAGCAAAGCATTGTGGGAGTTTATAAACCTACTGAGACATATCTTCGAGTCGACTTCCCGTGCAGGGCATGAGTTGAGCCCGCTGCTGTGATGCTGCAGTCACATGAAAAGGTTGGCGCAAAGCATTTGAGCTGAGGCTTGGCACCTCCAAGCAAAATAAAGCCAAAGGGGCCAA is a window of Hippocampus zosterae strain Florida chromosome 16, ASM2543408v3, whole genome shotgun sequence DNA encoding:
- the LOC127588087 gene encoding putative fibroblast growth factor 1 produces the protein MSGEGSASASHHEPRRSGRMSEGDVMTLPSNSQGDLSRHEPRTLTRLHCLNGGYQLRIMPDGSVSGGLLDKDPYDILRLRATNVGEVVLMGENTKKYLAMNKKGRLYGTLTLNDECYFSEKYEENHYNTYRSRKYQWYVALKKNGKPKPGPKADLSQKAVFFLPRSADGHYAAGETEP